The genomic region ACCCACAGCTCGCGTCGCAGTCTCCGTCCCTGGGCGACGGGGAGGATGTCCTGCGGCGGCGCATCCGGAACCTCGCGCTCGCGGGCCGGCTGCGGGTCAGCGAGGAGCGGGCGCTCGGCCTGGTGTCCGCGATGGGCATGGGCGCCGTGCTCACGCTCCTGAGCCAGCCCGAAGGCAAGCGCGACCCCGGGCTCGCCCACGCCGCGCGCGAGGCCGCGGTGGCCGCCATCACGAGCGAGGCGGCGAAACCCAAGCACGCGGAGGTCCGCGCCATGGCCGCCGCGCTGCGGGCCTCCCTGGACCGGATCCGCGTCCTGTCAAAAGGCGAAAGCCTGCTGCTGAGCGAACTGCTCGAGCGCATCACGGACGCGGAGTAGCCGAATCAAGGCGCCGTCACCTCGATGCGGAAGGGATTGCTGATCACCCGCTCCTGAAGGGAGCGTCCTTCAGCGTCGGTCCTCAGCGTGTCCACGTCGTGCACGATGCGGTACTCGCCGGCCGGCAGCTCCTTGTGGAGTGTCACCATGCCGTGGGCCTGGTCACCGACCTTCAGCGTGTGAAGCACGGCAGGGCAGGCATCGGTCTCGCCCAGGAGCGGTGTGGGGATCCACTCGCCGTCCTCCCGGTGCTCGACCCGGGCGCCGCAGAGGTTGTAGCCCACCTCGCGGGTGCCCTCGTTCACCAGCACGAGCTGGACGGTGTCACCGGGCAGGTACGCCGTGGCGTCCGTGGAGAGGGAGACCTCGACCTCCCCACAGGCCATCAGGAGCGTGGTGAGGGCTAGCAACGGCAGGGTGTGTCGCATTCGCGTCCTCCTGGGATTGAGGCCCGGCG from Corallococcus macrosporus harbors:
- a CDS encoding TetR family transcriptional regulator; translation: MKDRDKVAAEDVEGSDARARILAAAAELIASGGPEAATTRAVAAAAGVQAPTLYRLFGDKRGLLAAVFEHAMRSYVSEKAARKPHPDPLQDFRDGWDMHIAFGLSHPGLFAIMSSDPQLASQSPSLGDGEDVLRRRIRNLALAGRLRVSEERALGLVSAMGMGAVLTLLSQPEGKRDPGLAHAAREAAVAAITSEAAKPKHAEVRAMAAALRASLDRIRVLSKGESLLLSELLERITDAE
- a CDS encoding immunoglobulin-like domain-containing protein, with the translated sequence MRHTLPLLALTTLLMACGEVEVSLSTDATAYLPGDTVQLVLVNEGTREVGYNLCGARVEHREDGEWIPTPLLGETDACPAVLHTLKVGDQAHGMVTLHKELPAGEYRIVHDVDTLRTDAEGRSLQERVISNPFRIEVTAP